The Raphanus sativus cultivar WK10039 chromosome 6, ASM80110v3, whole genome shotgun sequence sequence GTGTATGGTTAAAATTATGTTTAGtctattttactaaaaaaaaatttatcttagTTTCAATCGTTTTAAAACTACGTAGtcaaacatataatttgaaaacataGTTTATGTgaacaaaataataacttaaatcaaataataaaaatgtattatatttattttcacttaatttttcactccatatagctattttacaaaattaaaaaaatatttctactgcacttaatttaaccaaatacataaaaaaagtttttttttatttgtttacaaaattagTTAGACCTGGGCATTCGAATACCTATTTGGGTATATATTATTTCTTTCGGGTAtcattttttgggttttaaaaAGCTCCGCTAggatattataaattatgtgTGGATTTCAAGTGAGTTCGGTTcttatatatagaaatataaaaatatctaaataatcaATGTATCTAAAcggattcagatatttttacCAAATATAACTATATTACTGGTACGGGTCTTTTGAATACAATTAGTTATATGAAgacacatctaaaatatataaaaataatcatgaaaaacaaatattaatgtATACAAACTTAAGAATAAATACCTGCACGGGTGCGCGGATCAAGGTCTAGTTCTTATTATAAACACATTTGCgtacaatcttttttttgtataaaagcTATGAAGTAGTTCATCATCGAGCTACATTAAATAAAAGCAATGTATATATCTAAACTTTAGTCTTTTTCACTTAGATTTTATATAATCCCAACAACTTACATTTTTAAAGATTGTGCTTTcgttgattatatttaaataccAACTTATTTATGATTCAGAATTTTGTTTAACGTCAttcatcaaatatataataacagATCTATATTACAAATTGAAATCTTCTTGAAGTCTTCCAGAAGTCTGCCAGGTGAAGTCTTCTCATGTATTAGatcttaaaagtaattaataaatttaataaaaaaattgaaagggAAAAAGTCGAAATCATCTATTCGTAAACATATCTAAATGAtgaaaaatttagttttactaaaattgaattatttttaacatagatgGGTGAATGTAGATTGAGTAATGATAGTCTTTGATTTAGGATTTggtaacatatattatattatttgtggtatttttagggttagattttgtaatcttatcttttaatttttttttttaatttgacctATATGTGTTTAGTGAATATCTAATAAATTGATTTAAACACTTTATAAGTTTCTTTTTTAAGTTTAAGGAAGtgcttttttttatttagttagttatttgattttagGGTCAAGAAGACTTCTTGAGACttctcgaaaatatttaacctaattggAAGTTTTGTctccatatataaataaaatttacacattctctttctttctctcaaaTGGctacaacaaaaatgtaatgtttctcaCTCTAAAACTCTCCAAAATCTCTCTAATATGTTTGAAcatcaaaacaccaaactttatatccatttctcatttttttctttatgtcttctcactaatttatcttctttttaCAGGTTTTTCATTACATGATTTTCATCTTTCACTCTTTCAAAAGTAGatctataaattttgtatatgtattttgtgtgttttatatgtTAGATTCTAAGAAGCTACATGTGGCTCATGGTAAATATGACCTGAATACCTATCATAGTGCAGGTTCAGAGATTGATGAGGACTTCGATTGATGAAGTGTATTTTGACCTCACCTATGTAGCAGAAAGTTCTCCCTGAGGCGCCTCCAGAGAGTTTGGAATCTATAGATGAAGAAGCTCTTAAATCCCATATTCTTTGAATTAGCAAAGAGGTATGATTGAGATTCTTCAAATCTTTGTCTAGTATTATGATCTCTGAGTTGTTTtctactttgatatttttttctgtctTTGCTTCAGGATGGAGATGACTTCAAGGTGAGTGTTGAAGGAGACTGACCTTAGCTGTTCTGATGGCATAGCCCAAAACAAGGCAAGAAGCgattgttttgtttgttgtattttctttttattgctTGTGTGGCGAGTGAAAACACATAACTTAACAAGCAGATGCTAGCCAAACTTGCTAGTGGAATGAACAAACCTACCCATCAAAATGTTGTACCATATTCAGTTGTATAAGAACTTCTCAGTTCTATTCTAATAAAGAAGATGTAAGTAAGTTTGAACAAATTTACTGACCTCAGTGAATTTGAAGTCTCCATGGTCATAACTTGGTGTGAAGCCCTTATATAGCTTTTTATTTCATGTCAATAGGTTTGGAGCCTGTCACAGTGGAAAATGTTGAGAAATATAATCTTTCCTTCAGAAATCAATGCATTTTCTTTGGACCCTGGCGGCTCTGTGTTCTATGCTGGTGGCGGagatagcaaaaaaaaattaggtgcCTTCAATTCCTCAAGTGACTATGCGACCCAAGCTCTTGGTTCAGTAACAGACCCAATGTACTTCTTTTTCCTTGTATTAGATACTATCTTCTGCTTCTCTTTTGTTATCATATTGTATAACATAATATTCAAACCTGAATAGAATGCTTTATTATTGACTCAAATCATGTTTGTTTAGACACAGCAAAGATGTTATTTTCTTAGCATATTGTGCAGACGGAAATCTTTTGATACTCTTTAGTTACCAGTCCTCATATGctcttatatatatacttgATTAGCAGGGAAAGACAGAAGAGGAGTTCAACACTGGACCTCTTTCTGTTCGCTTCATCAGCAAAATGTTTCTCTGTGGTGACTCTGTCATTATCGTCCTCATGAATCCCAAGTGAGAGATGTCAGCTGCTTATAGTTATTTCTCTTCACTTGAGTATGGGTCTTAAATCTATTCATGCCTTGTATTTTACTCTTGTGATTACATTTATGATTCGTCTTTGACGTTTAATGGGAACTCCTAGAGCATGGGaactagaatatatatatataaattttaaaaaatatttttatttgtggtttttattttattttttaataatgctaTAATAGCAATTATTATCTgctattataaaatatacaattgCACATCAAAACTGCTATATAAAGAACCAAAGAAAAGATAACGAGGGCAGACACATCGCTGTTCAGAACGCTATGTATTGCTGTAATAGTGTTTTACGGACGCTATGTATGACcctttttcttgtagtgggaGGACCCTTGGATTCCCGCTTTACCAGCCATGCCAGCTAGACCTATTGCCCCGGTCTTTCATCCGAGTATGCGAGCATGGCTATAAGCTCAACTCACTGTCATGACACTTATTGTTGGAGCTATACAAAGAGCGGCCGATACACTATTAAATCTGGATATTAGGTAGCACACACTCTATTGCTTAATGAAGAAGAAACTAAGGTCTTGGAACCCGGTATCACCGATTTCGAAGCTTTGCTTGAAAAAAAAAGCACTTCAGCAGATATGTCATCTTATTTGGCAACTGATAACATGCCATGTAGCGGTAACGAGGAATCTAACACGCCGAAATATTAGATGTGATAACTATTGTCCAATATGTTGTGACCGAGAAGAATCTGTTACAAGATCTAAGCCTGGTAACTTATGTATGGTGGATGGGTCATGGACTTCCATGAATCTCTTCAGTGGGTGCGGCTGTGTTTGAATTGACAACTTGGAAAATATTCAGCTTATGGGGATGCAGAACTATGAATGGCGAGAATCGGCTTTACATTCAGAGGTGGAAGCATTGAGATGGGCTATGGATAGTATATGTTGCAGCACTTGACATGCCAGATTTTTGGAACAGATTGCAAGGACCTAATCGCAATGATAAAGGAGCCTAATGTTTGGCCAGACTTTGCAACAAAATTAGAGAAGATAAAAGACGATGTTGATATGCTTTCCAAACTTAAAGATCTCACACATCCCAAGAGCACAAAATAGAATATCAGACTTTTTAGTTAGGACCGCGAGGTCATTTCATAGAAACTTATACTACATTGGTAGTTTTATTCCAATATGTTATCTAGACCACCTCAAATTTGAATAATAGAATAATTGTTTGTTGTCCAGAAAAAAAGTcagtaattatttattattttatttttaaagccaATTAGGTGTTGTTGAGTTGTATAATGTggcattattttatatttaaaaaaatggaaGCATCGCCAATACCTAAAAAGGGCATATTTCAACATGAACTTTACGCGTCGTGCATATTCCTTCATGAACTTtgtagtagtgcgtatttcTCACGGaactaaaagaattaaaaaaatactacaatataacatctttaaattaatactctataaattaatatacactaaaaatttctataaaataatataattttatagtcccaaattaagtttttggttcaattagtttatcaataaattaataatctttataaattaataaaaatttatagtttcgGTGTAGtccccaacattattaatttatagaggtttcactgtatatgaaatttatgCATCGTGCATTTTCATTCTCGAACTTTAGAGTAGTGCATATTCCATACTGAACtaatcaaaagttcaaaaatactACATGAACTCTTAAAATcatgcttatatatatattgactgcGATTATTTGGAAGTATTCCAAAATTATCTTGACATAATCTTAAACGTTTAGATTTATCTAGATGAGTTATTTCGAAACAAACTGTTAGGATTTATCTAAGCACACATTATGCAAAAATCTTTGTAAGAGTTTTCTccaaaaataacatattttgtGGGCTAAACCTTGTTAAATGAGTTATCCAAAAcacaaattttcttatttttttgccAGCAAATAAAAGGTGTTAGTCatacgttaatttatcaaaacgtCGTCATTTTAGAtagattttgtaaattttttaaaaattacaaaaccatagataattttacataatttatcTACAATGACATCGTTTTGATAAACTAAATGATGACTAACACTTTTGacggtcaatatatataaacaagatTTTGAAAGtccatgttatatttttaatttttaattttataaaatttatttaaaatgatatcTTGATAAATTAACGGATAATTAACACCTTTGacggtcaatatatataaacacgattttgagagtacatatagtatttttgaatttttgtttagttaaatATGGAATATACACTACTTTAAAGTTTGAAAAATGAAAAGGCACTATACGTAAAGTtgtagtatttttaattttttttgtttaccacGCTACTAAAAAGTTCGTGAAAAAATATGCATAAAATTAACCTTAAAATAAGCTATttttatttgaccaaaaaaaaagccaTTTTTTCTCGCCAATACCCCCACTGGAAACGCTGCTTTATCATGGTTGAATCTAATTCAATCGGTTAAACCTGATTTTTATGattaatcaaatttttaattgaTAGATAATTGACCGCATCGAAATAAATTAGGCTGAGGGTAAATTGATGTTAGCAAATTTTGAcatcccttattgatttcattttttttttgttcaaccctccgaattgattttaaaaacaactagaccttgacccgtccgaccggacgggtgtttattttatatttttagtttttctgtttatattaaatgatgaatttacgatattttaaacataaattttagactaaaaataaattttggtagtaataataaaaagttaaaattaaaaatttaattaaatattcagatataaaatttaaattttctaactaaaataatataaaagcgggtcatattttttttaattctaaaatcttaacatctcttataaacaaataaaataaatttataaaaatataaaatatataaacatatttagaactataatttctattaaaataaatttattaaagaaaataatcttgCGCTGTTggtatttatttatagattcgacccgtaactgtataaatatttttttcactttatttttttttctgtgtactaatgatataatatatatatgtacattaaactctataacattattgttaatattacatttttaaaaatatttttttatttattatgttaaataattatattttatgattttaattatctattatatcacagtatatcatataaacaaatccaatatttataactaattgaacttatattttgaaaccattatactaataatatatgaataaattattttatattatatttatatgttatataaattgattatgttatgtgattttaatatttaataagttaatacaaaatatatagagaaatcgATTTCggttaatatatgattaaagaaatttattatttaaattagaaaaaatattaaatgtttaaatctattatttaaattcaaattaggaaaatacatttattaatcagaaaagacaacaataatTAGGAAATctaaatcagaaaagacaacaataattttggaaaacacattaaataaactgaaaaagacaaatattaaaataggaaacttagttaattctcagtggcatgccattgtaaataAAACTGAGAATTAAGGGGTATTTTTTATTGGGtaattctcttttaataagatagataaagtAGCCGGTGAACTATGGAGAACAACGGTTGAACCGGCGTGGTTTCACAAAACCACGTGAATAGTGTGACAAGTGGAAGTTCGGTGTAGAGGGACCCACCATTctccattttaattttatttcagatCTGGCAAATAATGAAAATGCGTCGTTCTTCGTTTATTATTTCCCCCaactttctgtttttttatttgcattctTTCTTGAGAAAACCCAAAAACTCTTCTTCAATGGCTTCGTCTTCTATGTGTTGTTTCAGCGCTGCTCGACTGCCCTCAGCTCGATCGATCACTTCTCCGTCGCGTCTCTTCCCAGTCACTAGCTTCTCCCCTCGCTCACCACTACGATCCCTCGTATCTTCTTCCTCTGGCTCTCGCCTCCGATTCTCTCCTCTCTGCGTGCGTGATCCCAAAGGTACTGATGATGTTTTGATCTTCAGCTACTTCTTGCGTTCCTCGATTCTTACAGGCTTTTGTGAATCTCGTGTGGTTCTTTTAGTAGAAATCAAGAAACTTCTTTCTTAATAGAGTGCTTATCTTTCTTTAGATATTGATCCAAGACTGTGTTTGATTGATTTAGACTTTACTCTTTATGATTCTGCTCTGAAGTTGTAGTGTTTCCCTAGATCATAAATGATGTAGGTCTGTCTAGCCTGTTTTCTTATTCATGATCTAGTTTGATATCTGTGAACATGGAGATATAATCAAGCATGGAATCAGAACAACATGAGGATCTTGCTATAGAAAGCAGCTTAAAAGAGTGTAGGAAACTAGGTTACCTATCTTCTAAGCTCCTTAGAGCTCATAGTTTATATGAAATGTACATTGATCTCTAACCATTTTGTTTTggtggaaaataaaataagattctACTATTGAATAACCAATTGCTTTGGATACCTAATCTCATTATTCTTCTAGTTGTATGACTTTATACAACTCTAGTCAACTTCCACAGCTAATAGGATTACAGGTTGAAGTATTTGTCAGCATTTTTGGTTACACACAGGAGACAGGACACttgttatatttttgtgattgttTGTTGTTTCGATTATTAGTATGACATGACGATTATTTAAGTCTTGAAATCCTTATGTCGCTTTTATTTCCTGGTTTGACTATGTACAGCAGCTCAAGTTACACAAAGTTCGTGGGAGAACTCGGTCCTGAAAAGCGAAACGCCAGTGCTAGTAGAATTCTACACGAGCTGGTGCGGTCCATGCAGGATGGTCCACCGGATAATCAACGAAATCGCAGGCGACTATGCTGGAAAGCTAAACTGCTATGTCTTGGATGCAGACAGTGACTCCTTGGTGGCTGAAGAGTACGAGATAAAGGCTGTACCTGTAGTTCTCCTCTTCAAGAACGGTGAGAAACGAGAGTCGATCGTGGGTACAATGCCCAAAGAGTTTTACATTTCCGCCATTGAAAGAGTCTTGAACTCGTGAAGAAGGTAACATCATTCATTGATGAGAATTTCTCACTAGCACTTTGATATGGGTTAATATCTCATTGGACGTGTCTTTTGTCTTGAGTCTGAACCTCTTTTgagttttctttcttcttttgtcttCTGTGTATATAACTGTTGGATTTGTGGAAAGATGACTCGGGGATTATTGTGAATACACACTTTCCATCTTCAGTTTATCTAAGTTTCCTTTCGTTTTCAGTTTACTTatattgaacaaaactaaagaaaCAATATGGACCTTTTGAGAAAAGAATCAAGAGACCGTCTAGTGTATTATATACTGTATCGGTCTCTCTTTCAGTTCACTTACTTTAATGTTTTAGATCGACACATAATCATAACATGAAACCCACATAAAAACCTCCTTCATTGATTTGAATAAGTTATGTTTCAGTCATCACAAATTAACCATATTACTAAAGAAGTAGCTAGCTTTAAGTTCAGGCCCGACCTTTTTAGTTGGCCGCCTAAATCATGATTCCACAATCCACTACAAGATTTTTATGTCTAAAACTCTTGCATAAATTTTGGTGCCTAGAAATGATCTTTACTGAGTTTAGCATAGGACCATTCCTTATATGGTAAACCATATTGTCTAAAGAAACTTATGAAATGTATTACAACCACATAGTATTCTCAACATGATCAGTGAAACTTATTGTCGCTTCTAGTAGTCGCAGCATCCATTCTCCGAACAGGGCTATCAACATTGATGGTACCTCAAGTGagtttttccctcatcaaattTTTGAGAAACTTTTAATCCACATGTCATTTTTTCTATTTCAAACATGTCATTTATTTAGTAgtcatcattttaaaaatattacactttttataaAGAAACTCACTAAAGAATCTCTTGATTGACACAGGAATCTGATATAAAATGGCAAGTCTTGAAGCATGGAAAGTACTGTAGTCTTCGTAGTTCAACCACTCCTGTTTGTTGATGTATGACCAGAAATGAAAccagtcaactggttgtgtaacTTTTAATCAAATAATGAATTTGAAATGGATTAAGATGGAACCATCAG is a genomic window containing:
- the LOC108811103 gene encoding thioredoxin M3, chloroplastic isoform X2; amino-acid sequence: MRRSSFIISPNFLFFYLHSFLRKPKNSSSMASSSMCCFSAARLPSARSITSPSRLFPVTSFSPRSPLRSLVSSSSGSRLRFSPLCVRDPKAQVTQSSWENSVLKSETPVLVEFYTSWCGPCRMVHRIINEIAGDYAGKLNCYVLDADSDSLVAEEYEIKAVPVVLLFKNGEKRESIVGTMPKEFYISAIERVLNS
- the LOC108811103 gene encoding thioredoxin M3, chloroplastic isoform X1 gives rise to the protein MASSSMCCFSAARLPSARSITSPSRLFPVTSFSPRSPLRSLVSSSSGSRLRFSPLCVRDPKAAQVTQSSWENSVLKSETPVLVEFYTSWCGPCRMVHRIINEIAGDYAGKLNCYVLDADSDSLVAEEYEIKAVPVVLLFKNGEKRESIVGTMPKEFYISAIERVLNS